Proteins encoded in a region of the Inquilinus sp. KBS0705 genome:
- a CDS encoding CocE/NonD family hydrolase: MKKALLFIAIFFPAITFAQNADSTWFVNNYVKKEVSIPMRDGAKLFTSIYMPKDRSEKHPILITRTPYSCAPYGEKYRAYWRSFMFAYLKEGYILVTQDIRGRWMSEGLFEVVHPFNPNKKTKKDVDEASDTYDSIDWMVKNLDNNNGKVGVTGISFPGFYATEAALSGHPALKAVSPQAPVTDRFMGDDDHHNGVLFLMDAFDFHVGYGFSQPRPAPTMQPAKTYEMQGPDNYAAYLKMGALPNFTKVSGDSLKFWSDMMNHPNLDAWWKARDARSGIKNVKPAMLIVGGLFDAEDGYGAWNTYQALVKQSPATKSTFVMGPWYHGQWASKDGTHLGNINFGSNTANWYTENIEIPFFNYYLKGKGNIDSISKATMFFSGENLWREFKQWPPADVTETPVYIQDGNKLSFNQIQNIRASFDTYISDPAKPVPYAENVHFNRTREYMTDDQRFAARRPDVLVYETDTLANDLTLAGPVVADLLVSISNTDADFVVKLIDVLPDTLGRNPVTKYPMGGYQMLVRGDIMRGRYRNSFEKPEAFVPNQTAQVKFTMPDVAHTFKKGHRLMVQIQSSWFPLADRNPQQFIDIYHAKDSDFVKETINIYHNQSKIILPVLK; the protein is encoded by the coding sequence ATGAAAAAAGCTTTACTATTCATTGCTATATTTTTTCCCGCTATAACTTTCGCTCAAAATGCCGACTCCACCTGGTTTGTAAATAACTACGTTAAAAAGGAAGTAAGCATACCCATGCGCGATGGTGCAAAGCTGTTTACATCCATTTACATGCCTAAAGATAGGTCGGAGAAGCACCCGATACTGATTACGCGCACACCATATTCCTGCGCCCCATATGGCGAAAAATACCGTGCTTACTGGCGCAGCTTTATGTTTGCCTACTTAAAAGAAGGCTATATATTGGTTACACAAGATATACGTGGCCGATGGATGAGCGAAGGCCTGTTTGAAGTAGTGCATCCGTTTAACCCCAACAAAAAAACCAAAAAAGATGTAGACGAGGCCAGCGACACATACGATAGTATTGATTGGATGGTAAAAAACCTGGATAACAATAATGGCAAGGTAGGGGTAACGGGCATTTCTTTCCCGGGTTTTTATGCTACGGAAGCTGCCCTAAGCGGCCATCCGGCATTAAAGGCGGTTAGTCCGCAAGCACCGGTAACCGATAGGTTTATGGGCGATGACGACCACCACAACGGTGTATTGTTCCTGATGGATGCCTTTGATTTTCATGTGGGCTATGGCTTTAGTCAGCCGCGGCCTGCGCCAACCATGCAGCCTGCCAAAACTTATGAAATGCAAGGGCCCGATAACTACGCGGCCTATTTAAAAATGGGCGCTTTGCCAAACTTTACCAAAGTAAGCGGCGACAGCCTTAAGTTTTGGAGCGATATGATGAACCACCCCAACCTGGATGCCTGGTGGAAAGCCCGCGATGCACGCAGCGGTATTAAAAATGTAAAACCTGCCATGCTGATTGTTGGCGGCTTGTTTGATGCCGAAGACGGTTACGGTGCATGGAATACTTACCAGGCATTGGTTAAACAAAGCCCTGCAACTAAAAGCACTTTTGTAATGGGGCCCTGGTACCATGGGCAATGGGCCAGTAAAGACGGCACGCATTTAGGCAATATCAATTTTGGCAGTAACACCGCCAATTGGTATACCGAAAATATCGAGATACCATTTTTCAATTATTATTTAAAAGGTAAAGGCAACATCGACTCGATAAGCAAAGCAACGATGTTTTTTTCGGGCGAGAACCTGTGGCGCGAGTTTAAGCAATGGCCGCCTGCTGATGTTACTGAAACGCCTGTTTATATACAAGATGGTAATAAACTATCATTCAATCAGATACAGAATATAAGAGCGAGTTTTGATACCTACATAAGCGACCCGGCCAAGCCGGTGCCTTATGCCGAAAATGTACACTTTAACCGTACGCGCGAATATATGACCGACGACCAGCGCTTTGCTGCCCGCAGGCCCGATGTTTTAGTTTACGAAACCGACACGCTTGCCAACGACCTCACTTTGGCAGGCCCGGTAGTTGCCGACCTGCTGGTGAGCATATCAAACACAGATGCCGATTTTGTGGTGAAGCTGATAGATGTATTGCCCGATACTTTGGGCCGCAACCCCGTTACCAAATACCCAATGGGTGGTTACCAAATGCTGGTACGCGGCGATATTATGCGCGGCAGGTACCGCAACAGTTTTGAAAAACCAGAGGCATTTGTACCCAACCAAACCGCGCAGGTAAAATTTACCATGCCCGATGTGGCGCACACCTTTAAAAAAGGCCACCGCTTGATGGTACAGATACAAAGCAGCTGGTTCCCCCTGGCCGACCGTAACCCGCAGCAGTTTATTGATATTTACCACGCTAAAGACAGCGACTTTGTAAAAGAAACTATCAACATTTATCACAATCAATCCAAAATAATACTGCCTGTATTGAAGTAG
- a CDS encoding PAS domain S-box protein: MENVYRVILEETLAGYWDWHIQEDRIFLSLKIKALFGYSDSELPNATDTWTKLIVPEDKERIDAYIKTYLSQPTSGLFNIDIRCKHKDGTIIWINAKGKIIEWVNDKPSRMVGCHIDVTDKKSIEQSLQISEETFRYAFEYSPIGIVLVSTTGRFLKVNKSICEMLGYTQEDLLSTSFQELTHPDDLEADLTLLHKTLTGEISTYQMEKRYYKKDGKIIWIVLNVSLVLDGQGKPLYFVSQIKDITEQKSAVRALIESERRWSFASEGTGGGLWDLDLKNRTIFHSKQCLRMIGMENENFGSVMGDWTSRVHPADKQKYIDDVNALIRGETDIYSNQHRVLCKDNTYKWILDRGKVMEYDDDNKPARIIGTHTDITDQKLKEEQLKETLDMVSGQNNRLLNFAYIVSHNLRTHASNFKMIMDVINDPLTNQQEKDELSAHLYKVSEQLNDTIANLNEVVSIQNNMDIQTSQINLYTYFKKGIELLDKDIKAYKVKIDILIPPDVVLTYNPAYLESIVLNLLTNAIKYRSPGSVPTIIVKYFNEPGGRFGFAVTDNGIGIDLKKNGEDLFGMYKTFNGNPDAKGMGLFITKNQVEAFGGKIEVESQSGQGTTFKVYLKV, translated from the coding sequence ATGGAGAACGTTTACAGGGTTATTCTTGAAGAAACACTTGCCGGTTATTGGGATTGGCATATACAAGAAGACAGGATTTTTTTAAGTCTAAAAATTAAAGCCTTGTTTGGCTACAGCGACTCCGAGCTACCAAACGCCACCGATACCTGGACCAAACTTATTGTGCCGGAAGACAAGGAGCGTATTGATGCGTATATAAAAACGTATTTGAGCCAGCCTACAAGTGGGTTATTTAACATTGATATAAGGTGTAAGCATAAAGATGGTACCATAATATGGATAAATGCTAAGGGAAAAATAATTGAGTGGGTTAATGATAAGCCAAGCCGTATGGTTGGTTGCCATATTGATGTTACCGATAAAAAGAGTATAGAACAAAGTCTGCAAATAAGCGAAGAAACATTTAGATACGCGTTTGAGTATTCGCCTATTGGCATAGTGCTGGTATCAACTACCGGCAGGTTTTTAAAGGTTAACAAAAGTATTTGCGAAATGCTGGGGTATACACAGGAAGACCTTTTGAGCACATCGTTCCAGGAGTTAACCCACCCTGATGACCTTGAAGCTGACCTTACCCTGTTGCATAAAACACTAACGGGCGAAATAAGTACCTACCAAATGGAAAAGCGGTACTACAAAAAAGATGGAAAGATCATCTGGATTGTATTGAATGTATCGCTGGTGCTTGATGGCCAGGGTAAGCCTTTATACTTTGTATCGCAGATAAAAGATATTACCGAACAGAAATCTGCCGTAAGAGCACTTATTGAAAGTGAGCGCAGGTGGAGTTTTGCATCAGAAGGTACCGGCGGCGGTTTGTGGGACCTCGACCTGAAAAACCGCACTATATTTCATTCGAAGCAATGTTTGCGAATGATCGGTATGGAGAACGAGAACTTTGGCAGTGTAATGGGCGACTGGACAAGCCGTGTACACCCTGCCGACAAGCAAAAATATATTGACGATGTAAATGCTCTAATACGGGGCGAAACGGATATATACAGTAACCAGCACCGGGTGTTATGTAAAGATAATACCTATAAGTGGATATTGGACCGGGGCAAGGTAATGGAGTATGATGATGATAACAAGCCTGCGCGTATCATTGGCACGCATACCGATATTACCGATCAAAAGCTGAAAGAAGAGCAACTAAAAGAAACGCTGGACATGGTAAGCGGGCAAAATAACCGCCTGCTTAACTTTGCGTACATCGTATCGCACAACCTGCGTACCCATGCCAGTAATTTTAAAATGATAATGGACGTAATAAACGACCCGCTTACCAATCAGCAGGAAAAGGATGAGCTGTCGGCCCATCTATATAAGGTATCGGAGCAGTTGAATGATACTATCGCTAATTTAAATGAAGTAGTATCTATTCAAAACAATATGGATATTCAAACTTCCCAAATTAATCTGTACACCTATTTTAAAAAGGGAATTGAATTATTAGATAAGGATATAAAAGCGTATAAAGTTAAAATTGACATCCTTATTCCTCCTGATGTGGTGTTGACTTATAATCCCGCTTATTTAGAGAGCATCGTACTGAATTTATTAACTAATGCTATTAAATACCGTTCGCCGGGTAGTGTGCCAACAATCATTGTAAAATACTTTAACGAGCCGGGCGGCAGGTTTGGCTTTGCCGTAACAGATAATGGTATAGGCATAGATTTGAAAAAGAACGGTGAAGACCTGTTTGGCATGTATAAAACCTTTAATGGCAATCCCGATGCTAAAGGAATGGGCCTGTTTATAACCAAAAACCAGGTAGAAGCATTTGGCGGAAAAATTGAAGTAGAAAGCCAATCAGGCCAGGGGACTACCTTTAAGGTTTATTTAAAGGTTTAA
- a CDS encoding sulfatase-like hydrolase/transferase: MDTKFRLNEYKVLLYRLLLAYLFYFISRVLFFAFNTHLLAVDGIWALLELCYYGLAFDTTALLYINSLFILLSILPFTINTRRGYQKGITILYFVTNLLAYFTNFIDIIYYRFTQVRTTKAALDLLDNENNKKVLFIHFAATYWYVLVIFIICCAAWVWLYLKVKVKPIPAKPTVAYFSFSLVALLVTVTLMIGGIRGDFRHSTRPINMVDAYKHVTIPNQGDIVLNTPFAIFRTLKANNFKLETFTNDAYINANIKPVKQYKSSPAAKPNVVIIILESMAREYWGSMNRGVNIPGFKSYTPFLDSLSDSSLIFTNAYANGRQSIHAMSSVLAGIPSFQTAFTSSPYAKQRIQSIVSVCDSMGYQTSFFHGAENGSMGFEGFANVLGFKNYYGKNEYNNDKDFDGVWGIWDEPFFQFMGKTLGKQKQPFMATLFSLSSHDPFQIPAKYASRFKGGPLPINKCVQYSDNALRQFFNYAKTQPWYNNTIFVITADHTSQTYYPEYSKPINRFAVPILFYSANKAYALKGVRTDLASQMDIYPSVVSLIGYNKPIRSWGRSLVSNLPTETPRVINSPGTTYQFMQGNYIYVFDGKDINGIYMADDKGLQKNLISGKHNPEMQKGMMDCKAFIQDYNDRIVNKKLNL, from the coding sequence ATGGACACCAAATTCAGACTAAACGAGTATAAAGTACTTTTGTACAGGTTGCTGCTGGCTTACCTGTTTTATTTTATCAGTCGTGTTTTATTTTTTGCCTTTAACACCCATCTTTTAGCCGTAGACGGCATTTGGGCGCTTTTAGAACTTTGCTACTACGGGTTGGCGTTTGATACCACAGCATTGCTGTACATAAATAGCCTGTTTATATTATTAAGCATACTGCCCTTTACCATTAACACCCGGCGCGGTTATCAAAAAGGCATAACCATTTTATACTTTGTTACCAATCTGTTAGCCTACTTTACCAACTTTATAGATATTATTTACTACCGTTTTACGCAGGTACGCACCACCAAAGCCGCTTTAGACCTGCTGGATAACGAGAATAACAAAAAAGTACTTTTTATACACTTTGCGGCCACGTATTGGTATGTGCTGGTCATTTTTATCATCTGTTGTGCCGCCTGGGTATGGCTGTATTTAAAGGTGAAGGTTAAACCCATACCTGCAAAACCAACCGTAGCCTATTTTTCATTTTCGCTGGTAGCATTGTTGGTAACGGTAACTTTGATGATAGGCGGTATACGTGGTGATTTCAGGCACAGCACCCGCCCTATAAACATGGTTGATGCCTATAAACATGTAACTATACCCAACCAGGGCGATATTGTGCTAAACACGCCGTTTGCCATATTCCGCACCCTTAAGGCTAATAACTTTAAGCTGGAAACATTTACCAACGATGCCTATATTAATGCCAACATAAAGCCCGTAAAGCAATACAAAAGCAGCCCCGCCGCTAAACCCAATGTGGTTATTATTATACTGGAGAGCATGGCCCGCGAGTATTGGGGCAGCATGAACCGCGGCGTTAACATACCCGGTTTTAAATCGTACACGCCGTTTTTAGATTCGCTGTCTGATAGCAGCCTTATTTTTACCAATGCTTATGCCAACGGCAGGCAATCCATTCATGCCATGTCGTCGGTTTTGGCGGGTATACCATCGTTTCAAACGGCTTTTACATCATCCCCCTATGCTAAACAGAGGATACAGTCCATCGTTTCGGTATGCGATAGCATGGGTTACCAAACATCCTTTTTCCACGGTGCCGAAAATGGCTCGATGGGTTTTGAAGGGTTTGCCAATGTATTAGGCTTTAAAAACTACTACGGTAAAAACGAATATAATAACGATAAGGATTTTGACGGCGTTTGGGGTATTTGGGACGAGCCATTCTTCCAATTTATGGGTAAAACCCTTGGCAAGCAAAAGCAACCCTTTATGGCTACTTTGTTCAGCCTGTCCTCTCACGATCCTTTTCAGATACCTGCTAAATATGCATCGCGGTTTAAGGGCGGGCCGCTGCCTATTAATAAATGCGTGCAATACTCAGATAATGCCTTGCGGCAGTTTTTTAACTATGCTAAAACACAACCATGGTATAACAACACCATTTTTGTGATAACTGCCGACCATACCAGCCAAACCTATTACCCCGAATACAGCAAACCCATTAACCGCTTTGCGGTACCCATATTGTTTTACAGCGCCAATAAGGCTTATGCACTGAAGGGTGTGCGTACCGATCTGGCATCGCAAATGGATATATACCCTTCGGTAGTTAGCTTAATAGGTTATAACAAACCCATCAGATCGTGGGGGCGAAGCCTGGTAAGTAACTTACCTACCGAAACCCCAAGGGTTATCAATTCACCCGGTACTACTTATCAGTTTATGCAGGGCAACTATATTTATGTATTTGATGGTAAAGACATAAACGGCATTTATATGGCCGATGATAAGGGTTTGCAAAAAAACCTGATAAGCGGCAAACACAACCCAGAAATGCAAAAAGGTATGATGGATTGCAAGGCGTTTATACAAGATTATAACGACAGGATAGTGAACAAAAAGTTAAACCTTTAA